AACTCGCCGAGCGCTTTTCTCGCCGACGAACAGACGGTGCATCGCGGTTATCTCACTGAAGTCGATCATCCTGAGTTGGGCCGGCATAGATTTCCCGGCGATCCTTATAAATTTTCCGAAAGCCCGTGGCGCGTCGAGCGCGGCGCGCCATTGCTGCGCCAGCATCAAGATCGGATCACGAAGGAATTGTCTCAGCCCTCGACGTGGCTGAGCGAGTCCAAGAACGCGGCTGCCAACAGTGAGAAGCGAAAACCATTCGAAGGTATCCGCGTCATCAGTTTTCCCACCGGCATCGTCGGACCGGCGCTGGCTGGATTGTTAGCCGAGCAGGGCGCCCAAGTGATCACCATCGAAGCCGGCCGCGCCGTGCGCAGTCCGCAGCGCGGCCAGAGATTTCAGATTGCCTCGGACTTGGAAGCCAACCGCAACCGCCAACGCATCGCCGTCGACATGAAAAATCCCGAAGGCGTGGCGCTGGTGAAAAAACTCATCGCGCAGTCGGATGTCGTAGTAGAAAACTTTTCGGCGCGGGTGATGGCGAGCTGGGGTTTGGATTATCCGCGTCTCAAAGAGCTGCGCTCCGATATCGTCATGGCGAGTCTGCAAGCGTTCGGTCAAACCGGACCGCGGCGCGACTACGTCAGCTTCGGACCGATTCTCATGTCTTACTCCGGCATGGCTTATCTGTGGCGCGATCCGCTGAGCGAAAAACCTGGCGCCGGTTGCCAGACCGCGTTTCCTGACTACATCGCGCCGTCCTATGGCGCGCTGGCGATCCTCGCCGCTCTGCATTACCGCGCGCGCAGCGGCAAAGGTCAGTACATCGATATTTCCCAAGCCGAAACCGCGGCGTCGATGATCGGCCCGGCCTATGTCGAATATTTGATCAATGGCGGCGAGCCCCAACCGCAGGGAAATTTCAGCGCCAACGCCGCGCCGCATGGCTGCTATCGTTGCAAAGGCGACGATCGCTGGTGCGTCATCGCGGTGGAGACCGAACAAGAGTGGGCGCGCTTTTGCGAGGTTATAGGTCATCGGGACTGGACCGCCGATGCGCGCTTCAGCGATCTCAAGGCGCGGCTGGTCCATCGCCAAGAACTGGACGCGGTCATCGAAGCTTGGACCGTGAAGTACACGCCGCATCAGGTGATGGTGATGATGCAGCGCGACGGCATCGCCGCCGCGGTGGTGCAGACCGCCGAGGATTTATATCGCGATCCCCATCTGCGCGAGCGCGGCTTGGCCCAGGAAGTTTTTCACAACGACATCGGCTGGGTAACCCGCGCCGGTCCATCGGCGCGCTTGACCGAGCATGCTTTCTTCCCAGGTAAAATGGCCCACGTTGCCGGTGAAGACAACGAAGCTGTGCTCGGCGAATTGCTGGGACTATCGAGCGAGACGATTCGCGACCTCGCCGAGCGCAAGGTGCTACGCTGAAGAGATAATCCAAATGTGAATTAGTTTTCACCACGAAGTTCACGAAGAGCACGAAGTTCGGAGTTTTAATTATTCCAACCCTTCGTGTCCTTCGTATGCAGCCTATAAGGTTGCTTGTCTAGCCGGTGAAAGTCCGGCCACGGGAATTGGTTGTTTACCCGTGTAGTTATACTCGACATCCCCAAGGGGTGACCCAGGAGGTGAAAGCTCGAGAGTAAACGCCCTAACCGGAGTAGGGCCAGCAATTCCATCGGGCCGTAGCATAAAGTGAACTTTGCAGCCTCGTTACACGATTCACGCACGGGTCCGGACAGCGTGAACAAGCGTGCGCCGACCTTCTGCGAAAATGGGGAAGGCCACCGTGGACGATCAAGCAATAACCGCAAGCAGTCGTCCAGCCGCCGGGGTACGGAAGATGGCACGATGGGAAAAGACAGGCAAATTAAATTAGGGACCTTCTCGTGGCCAGCCCATACTAGACCGTAGGGCAAAGACCCGCTGGATAATCCATAAACCAGCGGGAGGGGACGAGAAGCTCGCATGAGGTAATAGTAAGCGATGATCCAGCGGGACAACACAACCCGCAGGGGAGCCAAGGACCTCTGGACTGGATGGTTCATGTAAGAGAGAGGGAGTTCCGCTTGGACGCAAGTCCCGCTACGGAAGAAAGCTCTCTTTTGAGACCGGGACTTTAGCCGCGTATAAATCCACCATGGATGAGGGCATGCGGGTCTAGCGCTTAAGCTCGGCATGCTGGATGAAGGTCGCGGTTCAATTCCAGTTTGAAGCCGTACTGGGGAAAACCCGCTGTACGGAATTTTAGAGAGGGAGGAGGAGACGTGCTGATGGTCTGGTGGCCATTTGCCCCGAAGCCCGAAAGGGCGGATACATCGGAAGTCACTGACCTGCACAGCGGCGCGCCTCCTCTCTACTCGACGAACTTCGTGGTGAAACGGACTCCGCATTAATTTTCGACGGAGCTTACGATGCTGCAAGGTTACCGCTTATATGACGCCGATGCCCACGCGATGATGAGCCCGCGCATGTGGGAGACGCTGCCGCAAGAATACTTGGCGCGGCGTCCCCGTCCGACGCGCGTCCACGACAGTTCCGATATCGGTCGGTGGACCAACG
The Deltaproteobacteria bacterium genome window above contains:
- a CDS encoding CoA transferase translates to MVAETNLGAGALAGLRVLDLTGRMGGYCGLLLANLGAEVVLIEPAGGDPLRGQGPFKNSLANPEASLSFAAYHTNKFGIELDLAGAAGQQTLRGLISHADVLLEDQPVGYLDKLGLGYTALRSINPALIVTSITGFGQTGPYRDFKAPSIVSFAMGGLMNLCGHPGRAPLMGPCDVADHLGSVHAAFATLVALFNRRVTGQGEHVDVSLQDVLVADPFLRIITRYSVTGEVPERTGHSQGTTVAETYQCQDGYARIFVNQADHWKRFVEWLGSPPELLDPKFENVQNRFPLRQTIDRLVEARTINYPVKKFFEEFQSLRLAAAPINSPSAFLADEQTVHRGYLTEVDHPELGRHRFPGDPYKFSESPWRVERGAPLLRQHQDRITKELSQPSTWLSESKNAAANSEKRKPFEGIRVISFPTGIVGPALAGLLAEQGAQVITIEAGRAVRSPQRGQRFQIASDLEANRNRQRIAVDMKNPEGVALVKKLIAQSDVVVENFSARVMASWGLDYPRLKELRSDIVMASLQAFGQTGPRRDYVSFGPILMSYSGMAYLWRDPLSEKPGAGCQTAFPDYIAPSYGALAILAALHYRARSGKGQYIDISQAETAASMIGPAYVEYLINGGEPQPQGNFSANAAPHGCYRCKGDDRWCVIAVETEQEWARFCEVIGHRDWTADARFSDLKARLVHRQELDAVIEAWTVKYTPHQVMVMMQRDGIAAAVVQTAEDLYRDPHLRERGLAQEVFHNDIGWVTRAGPSARLTEHAFFPGKMAHVAGEDNEAVLGELLGLSSETIRDLAERKVLR